Proteins from one Gossypium raimondii isolate GPD5lz chromosome 8, ASM2569854v1, whole genome shotgun sequence genomic window:
- the LOC128043018 gene encoding LOW QUALITY PROTEIN: uncharacterized protein LOC128043018 (The sequence of the model RefSeq protein was modified relative to this genomic sequence to represent the inferred CDS: inserted 1 base in 1 codon), translating into MLEEECDLTLQAIMREMEQLFDRKLEPIEDRLYRVETREPREMTPEGATRERERPIQDPYEASEQESDHSSARSVRRRGRQRQRGPRDRDRPDDNLKDIKMTIPPFQGKNDPEAFLEWEKKIELVFDCHNYSESKKVKLAAIEFSDYAIVWWDQLVTSRRRNRETPISTWGEMKSVMRKRFIPSYYHRDLYQRLQNLTQGNRSVEVYYKEMEIAMIRAGIEEDREATMARFLAGLNRDIANIVELQHYVEVMDMVHMAIKVEKQLKRKGVSRPYANSSTNKWTQGVNKTPIRTKEPTVVVKSNQPVGETSRNKNEQVPNRTRDIRCFKCQGRGHIASQCPNRRIMVIRDDGEVESEEEDENKPEMPSDDEDLELPVEGEILVVKRSLDYSKSSIMLVEKLGLATTKHPTPYKLQWLNDGGELKVTKQAVAAFSIGKYQDEVVCDVVPMHAGHLLLGHPWKFDRRVIYDGYTNRYTFKHQGKNVTLAPLTPKQVYQDQLKLKEKIEKERDKKNEKKKEKIEGVEVKVREEQESQKEIENCQAIKKITVKYRHPIPRLDDMLDELSGAKLFSKIDLKSGYHQIRMREGDXWKTAFKIKYGLYEWLVMPFGLTNAPSTFMRLMKHVLRSFIGRFCVVYFDDILIYSKSLTEHLEHLHAILKVLRKEVLYANLKKCNFCTDKVVFLGFVVSANGLEVDQEKIKAIQEWPRPNNISQKNSPFIWSDEQESVFVKIKDCLTNASLLCLPDFNKIFEVECDASGIGIGAVLMQDGRPMAYFSEKLNGATLNYPTYDKEMYALIRTLETWQHYLWPKEFVIHTDHEALKHLRGQTKLNKRHAKWVEFLESFPYVIKYKQAHSGGLMGHFATKFSPFEVVYEFNPLTPLDLLPLPSDKLVHVDGKKKADFVKQLHQRVRDNIERRTEQYAHQVNKGRKRVIFEPGDWVWIHMRKERFPVQRHSKLLPRGDGPFQVLERINDNAYKLDLPGEYGVSATFNVADLSPFDVGDDLGANRLEEGGNDARLAREITTESIELPRGPITRSRAKRFRNAIASYEERDWEEQVVEFDSHASNCSKSVTCNLLQAEFVSFN; encoded by the exons ATGTTGGAAGAGGAGTGCGATCTTACCCTTCAAGCAATTATGCGAGAGATGGAGCAATTATTTGATAGAAAACTTGAACCGATTGAAGATCGATTATATCGAGTCGAGACACGAGAACCACGTGAGATGACTCCGGAAGGTGCAACACGAGAGCGAGAACGTCCAATCCAAGATCCTTATGAAGCAAGTGAACAAGAAAGTGATCATTCATCTGCCCGAAGTGTACGACGTCGAGGCCGTCAACGACAACGAGGTCCTAGAGATCGTGATCGACCCGATGACAATCTTAAGGATATCAAGATGACAATTCCACCATTCCAAGGTAAGAATGACCCTGAAGCTTTTTTGGAGTGGGAAAAGAAGATTGAGCTTGTTTTTGATTGCCACAACTATTCAGAGAGTAAAAAGGTGAAACTCGCGGCAATTGAGTTTTCTGATTATGCCATAGTGTGGTGGGACCAGCTTGTAACAAGTCGACGACGAAATCGTGAAACACCCATCTCTACTTGGGGAGAAATGAAATCAGTCATGCGGAAAAGATTTATTCCATCATACTACCATCGAGATCTTTATCAACGACTTCAAAACCTTACTCAAGGAAATAGAAGTGTTGAAGTTTATTATAAGGAGATGGAGATAGCGATGATTCGAGCTGGTATCGAGGAGGATCGAGAGGCAACCATGGCTAGGTTCCTTGCGGGTTTAAATCGTGACATTGCCAACATAGTTGAACTACAACACTATGTTGAAGTGATGGACATGGTTCACATGGCGATTAAGGTTGAAAAGCAACTTAAGCGAAAAGGAGTTAGTAGACCCTATGCTAATTCTTCAACCAACAAATGGACTCAAGGAGTCAACAAAACCCCAATTAGAACAAAGGAGCCGACTGTAGTAGTTAAATCAAATCAGCCCGTTGGAGAGACAAGTCGAAATAAAAATGAGCAAGTGCCAAATCGCACGAGAGACATAAGATGTTTCAAGTGTCAAGGCCGTGGGCACATAGCTAGTCAATGTCCCAATCGACGTATTATGGTGATAAGAGATGATGGAGAAGTTGAGTCAGAGGAAGAGGATGAAAATAAACCTGAAATGCCATCCGATGATGAAGATTTAGAGTTACCCGTTGAAGGAGAAATTCTTGTGGTGAAGCGTAGCCTCGATTATTCAAAGT CTAGTATTATGTTGGTGGAAAAGCTAGGTTTGGCTACAACTAAACATCCAACTCCATACAAGTTGCAATGGCTAAATGATGGAGGTGAGCTGAAAGTAACAAAACAAGCTGTGGCGGCATTTTCTATTGGAAAGTACCAAGATGAAGTGGTGTGCGATGTAGTTCCTATGCATGCGGGACATCTACTTTTGGGACATCCATGGAAATTTGATAGGCGCGTGATCTATGATGGTTATACAAATCGCTATACATTCAAGCATCAAGGCAAGAATGTAACTTTAGCGCCATTGACTCCAAAGCAAGTGTACCAAGATCAATTGAAGttgaaagaaaagattgaaaaagagagagacaagaaaaatgaaaaaaagaaagaaaaaatagaaggagTGGAGGTAAAAGTACGAGAGGAACAAGAAAgtcaaaaagaaattgaaa ATTGCCAAGCTATCAAAAAAATTACCGTCAAATACCGTCATCccattcctagacttgatgatatgttaGACGAGCTTAGTGGAGCAAAATTGTTCTCTAAGATTGATCTGAAAAGCGGCTATCATCAAATTCGTATGCGGGAGGGGG AGTGGAAGACTGCGTTTAAGATTAAATACGGTTTGTATGAGtggttagtgatgccttttggcctCACCAATGCACCGAGTACTTTCATGAGGTTGATGAAACACGTTTTGAGGTCTTTCATTGGTCGTTTTTGCGTAGTTTATTTTgacgatattttaatttacagcAAATCATTAACTGAACATCTTGAACATTTGCATGCTATTTTGAAGGTTTTACGAAAGGAAGTATTGTATGCAAACCTTAAGAAATGTAACTTTTGTACTGACAAAGTTGTTTTTCTAGGTTTTGTTGTAAGTGCGAATGGACTAGAGGTGGACCAAGAGAAGATTAAAGCAATACAAGAATGGCCACGACCGAATAACATCAGCC aaaaaaattcaccttTTATTTGGTCTGATGAACAAGAATctgtttttgttaaaatcaaaGATTGTTTGACTAATGCTTCACTTTTATGTTTGCcggattttaacaaaattttcgaggtggaatgtgatgcttctggaaTAGGAATAGGTGCGGTTTTAATGCAAGATGGGCGACCGATGGCTTATTTTAGCGAGAAACTTAATGGAGCTACGCTCAATTATCCCACCTATGACAAAGAAATGTACGCATTGATACGCACATTAGAAACATGGCAGCATTACCTTTGGCCTAAAGAGTTCGTTATACACACGGACCATGAGGCTTTGAAGCATTTGAGAGGGCAAACTAAGCTTAACAAACGACATGCAAAATGGGTAGAATTCTTAGAATCCTTTCCATATGTGATTAAGtataagcaag CAcatagtgggggtttaatgggacattttg CTACCAAGTTTTCACCATTTGAGGTAGTGTAtgaatttaatcccttaactcCATTGGATTTATTGCCTTTACCTTCTGATAAATTGGTGCATGTAGATGGAAAGAAAAAGGCAGATTTTGTGAAACAATTACATCAACGAGTTAGGGATAATATTGAACGAAGAACAGAGCAATATGCTCATCAAGTTAACAAGGGCCGTAAACGAGTAATATTTGAACCTGGTGATTGGGTTTGGATTCACATGCGCAAGGAGAGATTTCCCGTTCAAAGACATTCCAAGCTTTTACCACGAGGAGATGGACCTTTTCAAGTCTTGGAGAGGATTAATGATAACGCTTATAAGTTAGATTTACCTGGTGAGTATGGGGTTAGTGCTACTTTTAATGTTGCTGATTTATCCCCTTTTGATGTAGGTGACGATTTGGGAGCAAATCGCCTCGAAGAGGGGGGGAATGATGCAAGGTTAGCTCGGGAAATTACTACTGAATCCATTGAGCTGCCACGAGGGCCAATAACTCGATCACGAGCTAAGAGATTTCGAAATGCAATAGCAAGCTATGAGGAACGAGATTGGGAAGAGCAAGTGGTCGAATTCGATAGTCATGCTTCGAACTGTTCAAAAAGCGTTACTTGCAATTTATTACAAGctgaatttgtttcttttaattaa